A window of Spirochaetota bacterium genomic DNA:
GGATGCGACTGGTTTTGCTTGTGATATCGGCCGGCTGGAAACACGCGGTGGCGACGAACGCTCATCGGTCATCGCGGACTCGATAAAGTACGTTCGCGAATTGCTGTAACAAACGATCGCGGGCACCACGCCCTCGAGTCAATCGACACGGTCACTCCACGGGAAAAGGTCCCCATGCAGCCTCCTCCCCTCACCCCCTCAGCAATTCCTCAACCTCCGTTAGAGCCTTCGGAGTGAGATGGGGCTTCAGCAAATAATAGACCTGCCGCGCGCTTTCGCCGAGGCGCTCGGGCGTGATCTTCGCGTCGCTTATATAAAGCCAGGTGAGCCAGAAGTCGCTGACGATCCAGCCGTTGGTGAGGTTGGCCACGAGCTCTTTCTCCGACGAGGCCCTGATTATTCCGGCGTCGGCGAGACGCGCATAGAAGGCCTTCTGCCGCCTGAAGCGCACGCGGAGGTTGGCCAGGTATTTCTTCTTGAGCAGCGGGTCGCGCCCCAACAGCGTGGCGAGCTCCAGGTAAAAGAAGCGGTATTTATAGTAGAGGTCGCAGGTCCGCGTGAATATACCGAAAAACCCGGCCGCCGTGGGCGAGAAGTCCTTTGGCGCACGGTAGAGCGTATCGAAATCGGCGACGATGCGCCCGAAGATTTCGCGGATGATCTCCTCCTTGTCGCGGAAATGGTAATAGAGGTTGCCGGGGCTGATCTTCATGGCCGCGGAGATGTGGTTGGTGGTGACGCGCGAGGCCCCCTTCTCGTTGAAGAGCTCCCTCGCCGCCTCGGTGATGCTGTCCCTTGTTTTCATCGCGCGCGCCCCTCTCTCCATTTATAGAGCATATACTCTATATTGTCAAACACAATTCCCCCGGCCGGGCCCTTTACGGGCGCCGGCCGTCTCGATAAAATCCTTGCGTTCCTCCGGGCCGGCGGATAGCATCTGGATACGACGAACGGTTGGAGCGTCATTATGGCATCGCGCACGTATCCCTTTTACATCTACATCGGCGTTCTTCTCATACTCTTCATGCAGCTTTTCATCTTTCTCGACATGCGGCAGCTTACCACCTGGGCCACGCCGGTCTTCTGGACGGGCCTCATCCTCGTTCTCGACGCGGTGCTCTACGGCACGGCGCGCCGCTCGCTCCTCCGCACGGGGGCCATCGTCCCGGTCGCGGTCATCTCCGTCATCGGCTGGTGGGTGTTCGAGTGGTTCAATATCTTCCTGTCCAACTGGCACTACGAAAATCTCGTCGAACCATCATGGCTCCTCTACCCGGCCTATGTATGGTCGTTCGCCACCATCATCCCGGGGGTCCTTCTTTTTTATGGCGTGATGTATACGCTCGTCCCGAACATCGCCGCCCGGCCCTTACCTGTCGGCCGGCGTACGCTCACCGCCCTTTTCATCACCGGGCTCTTTTTTCTATCCATCCCGATCATTCCGTTCTCGATGTACTATGTGAATCGCGCAGCGGACGCCACGCTCTTTTCGTTTCTTTCGTGGTCGGCGAACACCTACTACTCCGAATTCACCGCCGCTTTCGTGTGGCTCGGATTTGCATTGCTACTTGAACCGGTAAATTTTCTGATGGGGAACCCATCGCTGCTTCGGAGTATGTCGCGCGGCGACTACCGCCCGCTCGTGGTTCTCGGCCTCGCGGGCCTGCTCTGCGGCTACCTGTGGGAATTCTGGAACTACTGGGCGCACACCAAATGGCACTATACCGTTCCGATACTGGGGCACATCAAGCTCTTCGAGATGCCCGTTCTCGGCTACCTCGGATTCATCCCTT
This region includes:
- a CDS encoding TetR/AcrR family transcriptional regulator encodes the protein MKTRDSITEAARELFNEKGASRVTTNHISAAMKISPGNLYYHFRDKEEIIREIFGRIVADFDTLYRAPKDFSPTAAGFFGIFTRTCDLYYKYRFFYLELATLLGRDPLLKKKYLANLRVRFRRQKAFYARLADAGIIRASSEKELVANLTNGWIVSDFWLTWLYISDAKITPERLGESARQVYYLLKPHLTPKALTEVEELLRG